The nucleotide sequence TTGGTGGGCACTTTGGGGATGCCGGCGAAGAAGCGCTGATGGTTGGCTTTGGTTTCGAGGTCGGACCGGAAGTCGCTGAAATCGAGTTTAAAGGGCGGGTTGGAAACGATGTAGTCGAATTTCTTGAGGGCGCCGTTCTCGCGGTGCTCGGGGTGCAGGATAGTGTTTCCCTGCACAATGTTGGGGATGGAGTGGACGAGGTTGTTGAGGATGAGGTTGAGCCGCAGCAGTCCGGAGGACTTTTGGGAAATGTCCTGCGAATAGAGGGCGCATTTCTCTTCGCCGATTTTGTGGGCGAGGTTCATGAGCAGGGTGCCCGATCCGGCGGAAGGGTCGTAGCAGGAGACGCTCTGGCGCTCCTGAGTCATTAGGCACGCGGCCATGATTTTCGCCACGGCGTGCGGGGTGTAATACTCGGCATATTTGCCGCCGCCGTCTTTGTTGTAATCCTTGATGAGGTATTCGAAGAGCGTGGCAAAGAAGTCGAATTTCTCGGCAAAGATCTGCTCAAAGCTGAAGCCCATGAGCTTGTTGATCAGGGCGCGGGCAAACTCATTGCGCTTCGAGGATACGTAGTCGGTGATCGCATCGAAGAGGACGACCTTGGTCTTATCATCGGTGGTGACGGAGAAGACGTCGGTATTGAGCGCGGCGATATCCAGCAGTGTGGTGTCGAGGATCTTCGCGAAGCCGTCCTCGTTTTGGCGGCCGTAGAGTGTGGCCAGGAAATGTTCGGGCCGGAGCTGGGCGGTGCTACCGCCGAGCTGGGCAAGGAGCATCTCGTAGTCGTCGGCCGAATAGGCGCGCAGGGCGTCTTCCCATGACTTGGCCTTTCCCAGCTTGGGGTCGATGCGCTTGGCCTCGTAGGCAAACTTATCGTTGAGGAACTTATAGAGAAAGATCTGGGTGATGATCTTGAACTCGTTGCCGTCATTGCCGAGGCCGTGATTGGCGCAGACGGCTTTAAGGTCGTCGATGAGGGTTTTGGCCTGGGTTTCGAAGGAGCGGGAAGCGGTCATGCAGGGATTTTACCGTGAAATTCGTCGAGGTATTCTTTCAAGATCAGGCCATTGAGAGCTTTCAAGCTCGTGGCATCGAGGGAGAAGCCACGCGCGGCGTTGAATTGTTGGGCGACGAGACGGAGTAACTCTTTTTCGGTGTAAGCCGGATTGTTGAGCAGTTGGGCGTTTTGGAGAATCTTGGCGTCGGCCTGAGCCTTGAAGGCGGTGAGGGCCTCGAACAGCTTGCGCTCGCTGGTGTTGAGGTCGCCCTTTTCCATGAGCCGCTTGTGGATACGGGCATATTTGGCGTCGTGGGCGTATTTGGCGCGTAGGAGCTGGTTTTTGCGCTCGAGTTCGCGGGCTTGGGCATGGATGGCGTTGAGCGCCTCAATGTTGGCCGACATCTCGTCCTGGGTAATCTCGCTGAGCTTCTTTTTCCTAAAGAGGCGTTCGAGCTCGTCCTTGAGAGAGACGAACACCGGGTCGCGCGGGTCGAAGTTGCCGAGCAGGACTTCACGGGTCTTGCGCAGGATCTCCTTCAACTCGTCGGCAATGCGCAGCTCGTCCTCGGAAATCTTGCGGAAGGTGAAGAGCACGCTCTCGAGGGCGACGTTGAGGATGCTGGTATTGTCGTGGCCGTCTTCGAGCGCGATCTTCTGATTGAGCAGGTTGAGGTGGTTCTGCGCCTCGGTGGCGAGCTGATTGACTTTTTTGAAGTCGAGGGATTCGAGCAGTTCGTAGCGACCGGAAAGCCGGATGACGTTGTAAAGCTCGCGGGCGGTGTTGAGCGCCTTGACAATGGCGAGCATCTGGCCGCGATCCTGAATCTGCGTGATCTGCTGGGAGAAGATTTCCGCGTTGAGGGTGTCGAACTCCCAGAGCGCGTCTTTGATGGTATCGATGTCGGCCTCGATTTCCGCCTTGGTTTTAAAGAGATCGGAGTAGTGCTCCATCTCGTCACCCAGCTCGCTCTGCAGCTCCTTGAAGTAGGCTTGGTTGGTCTTCTCGAACTCGGTGGTGATGTCGGCAAAATCGACCACGTAGCCGTAGCGAAAGGATTTATAGGTGCGGTTAACGCGAGTGAGCGCCTGCAGGAGATTGTGCGCCTTGATGAGCCGACCGAGATAGAGCTTTTTGAGTCGGCGTGAATCGAAGCCCGTCAGGAGCATGTTATAGACGAAGAGCAGGTCGATTTTGCCCTCTTTGAAGTCTTCGACCTGTTGTTTGCGCGAGTCCTTGGTGCCGACGTCGTGGAGGATGAGAGCGGCGGTCTTGACGGCGCGTTGGTGTTTTTTCTGCGCTCCGTAGGAGCCGGGGTCTTCGGCGGCTTGAAGGGGCTCCTCATGCAGCTGCGCAGGTGCGAACGGAATGGTCGAACCGGGCGCCGTTTGCGCGGGAGGATATTTCGCGACGAAAATCTCGTGCATCTTTTTGGCCTGGGCGGATGAGTCGCAGATCACCATGGCCCCGATGCCGGTATCGTCGTGCATCAGGCGAGCGGCCTCAAAGTCGCTGACGATATAATCCAGCATAGGCTCGACGAATTTCTCGTGTGAGTAGACGAACTCCCGGTTGCCGCTGCCCCGGAGGATTTCGATTTCCTCCATAGTCTTGGCGAGCTGGAGTTTATACTCGGTTTCGATCTCCTCGCGGATGAGGCGAAGCGTGTAGCCGTCTTTGATCGAGGCGTTGTAGTAGTATTTGTGGATGTAGTCGCCGAAGAGCTTTTTGGAGTTGAAGTCGTCACCGAGTAGCGGGGTGCCGGTGAGCCCAATCTTGATAGCGTGGGGATCGGACTCGGTGAGATTGGCGAGGAAACTGCCCGTGGGATTGTAGCTGCGATGGACTTCGTCGAGGAAGTAGATGCGCTGGAGACGGATATCGTAATCCGAGGCGGAGACGACGCTGGGGTCGTCGGCAAACTTCTGAATGTTGACGACAGTGATCTCCAGTTTCCCGGAGTCGTTGTGGATGGCCTGGGTCGATTTGATGTCCCGCGCAAACTCGTCCCTTGAGTCGACCTCGTGGACCATGAGACCACGATTGCGGAATTCTCGAGCGGCTTGGATGAGTAGATCTATGCGGTCGACGATGAAATAGAATTTGGGGATAACGCCCTTGCCCTGATAGTAGTCGGTGAGGTGCTTGACGTTATAGAAAGCCAGGGCCGTCTTGCCGCTGCCCTGAGTGTGCCAGATGATCCCTTTTCGCGTGCCGCTCTCAATCTTGGTTTCGATGGCATGCGTCGCGAAAATCTGCGGGTAACGCATGATGTGCTTCTCGAAGCCATTCTGATCGCGGACGAAGGCGAAGCCATAGCGAAGGAGAAACGCGAGACGCGACCTGCAGAAGAGCGAGGTGCTGAGGCGGTTGGTCGGCGAATCGGGATTGCAGTTGGTGGCGTATTCGGGCGCGTGCTTGAGCGATTGGAGGTTGTTGTCCGTCAGAACCAAGTTCTCGGTCGCGGAATCCAAGGGCGGCAGCGCTGGCAGAGCGGATTGGTTCTCTTCGCGAAAGTAGTTAAAACTTGGGTTTTCGTAGTCGGTTGAGGCGTAGAATGCTCCCTCGATCGGCTCATGGGATTCATCATCATACTCCATGTTGTTGGAGAACATCATCAGTTGCGTGATATTGACGAAGCGGCGGAATTTCGGGTTCTGGCAGCGCACCGCGATGCGATTGCGCTCGGCCAGGATGCCCTCCCGGTTGTTCGGTTTTTTAACCTCAATGAAGACCAGCGGCATGCCGTTGACCAAAAGCGTAATGTCGGGGCGGAATTCCTCATCCCCGTTAATGCAGGGCAGCTCGGTAACGACTTGAAAACAGTTCCGATCGAAGTTCTCGAAATCGACGAGCTTAATTCCCGTGGTGCTGAGTAGACGCTCGTGGAAGGCTTTGCCCAAATCCTCGTTATCCAAAAGCAAAGAAGTCTCCTGAAGCGTGCGATCAATGTCTTCGGAGACGGCGTCCGGATTGATCCGGAGAAGCGCCGTCTTAAAGACACTTGGAAAGATGTTGGAGCTCGCGTCCCACGTCGCCCCCTTCAGCGAAACATACGAATACCCCAGCCGCGTGAGGTGGAGAATAGCGGGAATTTTGACTCTAGAGTCTTCGTTAAAGGCCACGGAATTATTCTAGAAAGGGAACACGGCAGTCCCACCAAGTGAGGCGGGGAACATCAACGGATAGGGGCAGTTTTCACAGCGGGCCAGCGCCGGGAAAACCGCTGTGGTTAAACGGCATGCGCGACTCCGTGTAAAGCGTGGCGAGCGGCGGAGTCGCTTCGACGTTTCCCCAGGACTAAAATCTTCGGCCCGATTTTTAACTACGCACGGTCGTTATTTAAAATTGGAGGCATTTTTTAACTTAGCCTTCCCCACCCGCCCGTGACTCTCTTGGGACCGATTCACTCGAAGTCGTTGGTGAGGCCACCGGCGGCGGCGTTCATGTTGAGGCGGATGGACTCGAGGTTTTCGCGGACCAGTTCGCCCATCGACGCGCACTTCAGGTAGGCGTCGCGTTTGAAATACTCGGCCAGCTGGCCGCGCAGTTGCTCCAAATGCTCCGGCCGCGAGATGCGGTCGGTTGACATCGCGACGAGCAGTTCGCCGAGCTTCGCCTCGGTGAGCGCCGCCCGGTGCAGGATGGCCACGCGTTCCTCGCGTTGATACTGCTGCGCCGTTTCCACGCGCAGGTGCTTCATGCAAAACAGCGCCAGCGACCGGTTCTCTTTGAAAAACTGCGGCCGGTAAAAATTGAGCCGGCCTTCGTAGCTTTGCTGATCGAAATCCATGGCGCGGATACGCAGCTGCGAGCCTTCGAAGTCCGGTGTCACCACCATCACAAAATTGTAGGCGCGCATGTCACCGAGCAATCGCACGAAGCAGCGTTCGTTGAACTTCACCAACTCCTTGGCCACCCGCACGGGTTTCAGGTCGTCGCGCTTGAGCCATTTTTCGATGAACACATCGCCGGGCACGCCCGCCACATGCTCTTCCACGAGCGTGCCGCCGTGGGTGAAATAGTTCATGCGATTGGGCGACAGCAGATGCTCCAACTCCAAGCCGTAAACGCGGGAGGCATCACCGCGCTTGATGTAAAAATAGTCGGCATTGTCGTTGTAGGCATTGACGATGCGGATGCGGAACGGCGCCGAGTTGCCGAACGAACAATAGTCGATCCGGTCGACGTAGAGATGTTGCATGACGCTGATGTCGCCATCCGTGCGCAGCAACGCGTAGACCCGCTTGAGGTCTTCCTGCAGCGGACTCATCTCCAGTCGCGAGTAGATCACACTGTCCCACAAGGTCGGCTCACCGTTGGCATCGGGCAACGGGCACGATTCCTCAAAAGCCCGCAGTCGTTCGTAACTGATCGGCAGCTTTCGTTCGCGCCGATTGGTGCGCAAATACGTCCGCAGCTGATCCGAAATGGGGAAGCTCGGCTTCTTTAATTGGTGGTAACCATCCTCGGCCATATCCCCAAACTGTTGCATTGGGCGCGGTCGGCGCAACGTCTGAGCCCCATTCTGGCCCCGCCAGTGCCAAAGAATTGTTAAAAACGGGGCATCAACCCGATTTGACCTCGTCGGCGTTCAAGGGGAGACTTATGGCACGATCATGCTAGTTCTGGCCATGACCACAATGGAGAAGCTCCAACAGGTGCCGCAGCGTTTCTGGGTAAACGTGCTGCTGGTGATTGGGGGCGGCATCCTTGCGCTCATCCTCGTGCGTCACGCGGCCCGCATGAACCGCATGGTTTTGGGCACGATCATCGCCGTGTTTATCTGCACGGTTTGCTTCCAGTGGATCTACGAACGCAACGAACCTCGCGCGCTGACGCCCCTCATCAACACCATCGCGCCCCTGCTGCCGAGCAAAGGCTCATTCGGTAATTATTGAAACCACGTCACCGCGGCGTTCCCCGGCCGCCGCCGCTTCATCGTAATGATGAAACAACTGCGCTGATTTCGCAGTCGTCTTTCTGCGGGCAACTCCCCAACGTTCGAGGCTGCGTATGCCCAAAGAACACTCCGACATTGGACTCATCGGCCTTGCCGTAATGGGTCAAAATCTCGCCCTCAACATCGCCGACCACGGCTTCCAGATCTCCGTCTTCAATCGCACGACGGCCAAGACGGACGCCTTTGTCGCCGCTAATTCCGACACGCCGGGCGGCCTCGTCGGCGCCCCGACGTTGGAAGCCTTCGTCGCCTCGCTCGCGAAGCCGCGCAAGATGATCATCCTGGTCCAGGCCGGTCGCGCGACCGACGCCGTGATCGACGGACTCATCCCGTTGCTGGACCAGGACGACATCATCATCGACGGTGGCAACGCCCTCTGGACCGACACCATCCGTCGCGAAAAAGAGCTCAAGGCCAAGGGCCTGCGCTTCATCGGCTCCGGTGTTTCCGGCGGTGAAGAAGGTGCCCGCTTCGGTCCGTCCCTCATGCCCGGTGGCGAAAAGGGAGCCTGGAACGAGCTCAAGCCCATCTGGCGCGCCATCGCCGCCAAGGTCGACAAGGTCACCGGCAAGCCCCTCGAAGGCGCCGTGGCCGGCAAGCCCGTCAAGGGCGGCGTGCCCTGCACCACCTACATCGGCGAAAACGGCGCCGGCCACTACGTCAAGATGGTCCACAACGGCATCGAGTATGGCGACATGCAGATGATCTGTGAGGCCTACGATCTCATGAAGGGCCTGCTCGGCCTCAAGCCCAAGGAAATGGGCGAGATCTTCGCCGAGTGGAACAAGGGTGCGCTCGACTCCTTCCTCGTCGAAATCACCGCCGACATTCTCCAGCAAAAAGACCCGGCCTCCCGCAAGGCCTTCGTCGACGTCGTCCTCGACACCGCCGGCCAAAAAGGCACCGGCAAATGGACCAGCGTCAACGCCCTCGACATGGGTGTCGCCGCGCCGACGATTGCCGAATCCGTTTTCTCCCGCTGCCTCTCCGCGCAAAAGGACGAACGTGTCGCCGCCTCCAAGCTCCTCAAAGGGCCGAAGAAGAAATTCAAGGGCTCAAAGAAAGCGCTCATCGAAGCCATTCACGACGCCCTCTACTGCTCCAAGATCTGTTCCTA is from Synoicihabitans lomoniglobus and encodes:
- a CDS encoding HsdM family class I SAM-dependent methyltransferase, whose product is MTASRSFETQAKTLIDDLKAVCANHGLGNDGNEFKIITQIFLYKFLNDKFAYEAKRIDPKLGKAKSWEDALRAYSADDYEMLLAQLGGSTAQLRPEHFLATLYGRQNEDGFAKILDTTLLDIAALNTDVFSVTTDDKTKVVLFDAITDYVSSKRNEFARALINKLMGFSFEQIFAEKFDFFATLFEYLIKDYNKDGGGKYAEYYTPHAVAKIMAACLMTQERQSVSCYDPSAGSGTLLMNLAHKIGEEKCALYSQDISQKSSGLLRLNLILNNLVHSIPNIVQGNTILHPEHRENGALKKFDYIVSNPPFKLDFSDFRSDLETKANHQRFFAGIPKVPTKKKDSMAIYLLFLQHIIHSLSEHGKAAVVVPTGFITAQSGIDKKIRQHLVENKMLGGVVSMPSNIFATTGTNVSILFLDASNDGDVILVDASKLGTKVKDGKNQKTVLSTEEEDKIIQAFKAKKTVEDLAVAVAYDEIASKNYSLSAGQYFEVQVEYTDISSAQFKQQLTAHRSRLHDLFSSARKLESEIEKTLSEIRL
- a CDS encoding type I restriction endonuclease subunit R → MAFNEDSRVKIPAILHLTRLGYSYVSLKGATWDASSNIFPSVFKTALLRINPDAVSEDIDRTLQETSLLLDNEDLGKAFHERLLSTTGIKLVDFENFDRNCFQVVTELPCINGDEEFRPDITLLVNGMPLVFIEVKKPNNREGILAERNRIAVRCQNPKFRRFVNITQLMMFSNNMEYDDESHEPIEGAFYASTDYENPSFNYFREENQSALPALPPLDSATENLVLTDNNLQSLKHAPEYATNCNPDSPTNRLSTSLFCRSRLAFLLRYGFAFVRDQNGFEKHIMRYPQIFATHAIETKIESGTRKGIIWHTQGSGKTALAFYNVKHLTDYYQGKGVIPKFYFIVDRIDLLIQAAREFRNRGLMVHEVDSRDEFARDIKSTQAIHNDSGKLEITVVNIQKFADDPSVVSASDYDIRLQRIYFLDEVHRSYNPTGSFLANLTESDPHAIKIGLTGTPLLGDDFNSKKLFGDYIHKYYYNASIKDGYTLRLIREEIETEYKLQLAKTMEEIEILRGSGNREFVYSHEKFVEPMLDYIVSDFEAARLMHDDTGIGAMVICDSSAQAKKMHEIFVAKYPPAQTAPGSTIPFAPAQLHEEPLQAAEDPGSYGAQKKHQRAVKTAALILHDVGTKDSRKQQVEDFKEGKIDLLFVYNMLLTGFDSRRLKKLYLGRLIKAHNLLQALTRVNRTYKSFRYGYVVDFADITTEFEKTNQAYFKELQSELGDEMEHYSDLFKTKAEIEADIDTIKDALWEFDTLNAEIFSQQITQIQDRGQMLAIVKALNTARELYNVIRLSGRYELLESLDFKKVNQLATEAQNHLNLLNQKIALEDGHDNTSILNVALESVLFTFRKISEDELRIADELKEILRKTREVLLGNFDPRDPVFVSLKDELERLFRKKKLSEITQDEMSANIEALNAIHAQARELERKNQLLRAKYAHDAKYARIHKRLMEKGDLNTSERKLFEALTAFKAQADAKILQNAQLLNNPAYTEKELLRLVAQQFNAARGFSLDATSLKALNGLILKEYLDEFHGKIPA
- the gndA gene encoding NADP-dependent phosphogluconate dehydrogenase; its protein translation is MPKEHSDIGLIGLAVMGQNLALNIADHGFQISVFNRTTAKTDAFVAANSDTPGGLVGAPTLEAFVASLAKPRKMIILVQAGRATDAVIDGLIPLLDQDDIIIDGGNALWTDTIRREKELKAKGLRFIGSGVSGGEEGARFGPSLMPGGEKGAWNELKPIWRAIAAKVDKVTGKPLEGAVAGKPVKGGVPCTTYIGENGAGHYVKMVHNGIEYGDMQMICEAYDLMKGLLGLKPKEMGEIFAEWNKGALDSFLVEITADILQQKDPASRKAFVDVVLDTAGQKGTGKWTSVNALDMGVAAPTIAESVFSRCLSAQKDERVAASKLLKGPKKKFKGSKKALIEAIHDALYCSKICSYAQGFQLMREAQKEYGWKLNFGQIAQIFRGGCIIRAAFLQKITEAYARDKKLANLLLDPYFNKTIQAAQEKWRKVVALAAEYGVPAPTFASSLAYYDGYRSARLPANLLQAQRDYFGAHTYERVDRPRGEFFHIDWPDKTRPQIKA